The Polyodon spathula isolate WHYD16114869_AA unplaced genomic scaffold, ASM1765450v1 scaffolds_1425, whole genome shotgun sequence genomic sequence TGCTAAACTAGACTCTGCAATGCATTTCCTAACCTCTTATGAGCGCTTGCTGCATTACCATTGGTCTCGCTTTTCTTGTACTGTAGAATTTTGGTTCTACATCTCTGTAGATTACCAGCACAGGGACCGATTTAGGTACAGGTATAAGGAAGATGATAAAACTATTAAGGTACAATATTTGTAAACAGattcattttttctgttttcacacaGTGAGGTGATAATGTGAACACAGGCAGACAATGCAAACACTTTGTGAAAAGATATGTGAAACTGTCTTCTATAGTACAAAGATTTCCCAAACCATGTCCTTTTGATTGATTAAAACCAGGAAGATCCAAAACATCACTGTCTCTCCCTAGACtatgcaaatgcaaatgcaattgTGAATAATGTCAGAAATCAAAAGgaatcattgtttaaattaaaatgcaaattccaaaaaaaaaaaaaaaccacagataAAACACAATCCTTatcaaagaatgttttttttttttcagaatattaaaaaaaatattttggatgCGTGGaaaattcatttttcaaattCTCTAATAAAACTTACTGCGCTGGAGTGCGGGGCGAGTCATACGGTTAGGAGCTCtctggtttgaatccaggctgcGCCGAGTCTGTCTAGGGGCCTATAGGCAttgctgcattggcctttgccCTCCTGTAGGGCTAGAAAGGAAAATCAACTGGGCTTAATTCACCTCATTGCACCTTAGCGACTGAAGGTCAGAAGTCTGAAGAGCCTGGTTGAAGGTGACCGTGAAAATAATTTTTGCAGCCCCTATAAGCCCCAGTTTATATTGAATTTGTTTATAGCTGTGACGTTTCCATAAGGACAAACTTagtgtacaaaatatatatataagatagatacgcagtatatttgcatttatttgttgTTCTAACTGTATTTGAAACATATGAAATGCAAAACTGCCTTTGCAGAAGATTTGCTATTAATTGCTTTTTCTGCAGGGAGCGAGATCAAAGGCTCACAAGCATGAGGCTAAGTCTATCACACTTCACATGAATCTGCTCCTGGAAGAAGTCCTCAGACTTGAAAAAACAGAGGAGGCGCGTGGCGAGGTCTTGGAGAAGCTGAATCGGTTAGCCGAGAGAGCTGAGGAACAACCCGGGGTTAATCTGGACATGCAAGAGGACCCATCCCGTCCAGATCTGAATGAAAAGCTGCAGGAGCTGTGTCACACCGTGCAGGCATTACAGATTCGAGTGCCCAGTCTCGAGAGCAGAACGGGACAGCTCCAGAACAGGGTAGCCGTCACGTCTACGGCCATGGAGAAATGTGACGCACTGGCGAAGAGCATGGAAAGAAAGTTGGAATCTAATAAACGGACAATAAATGCTCTGCAGGACAAGGTTAGTCTAAACGAATTGTCTTTACAGTGCACAAACCAGGGGCTGCTTGGTTCTAGAGGAGAAACCACACTATAGTACATAACCAAAACTATCCAGACCCTATATATTACATTCAATGCAACCTTCCAAAAACATGATTACACAA encodes the following:
- the LOC121309717 gene encoding TNF receptor-associated factor 2-like, which codes for MSNKINGHEGKHIKKRQSCTFEELGCRFKGARSKAHKHEAKSITLHMNLLLEEVLRLEKTEEARGEVLEKLNRLAERAEEQPGVNLDMQEDPSRPDLNEKLQELCHTVQALQIRVPSLESRTGQLQNRVAVTSTAMEKCDALAKSMERKLESNKRTINALQDKVRQLEQNISLCFPMNNPPTEVAQNGVFIWSITKFHNLRQEAISGLRPYLESEGKKLITVRVKSS